The following coding sequences are from one Tachysurus vachellii isolate PV-2020 chromosome 7, HZAU_Pvac_v1, whole genome shotgun sequence window:
- the mier1b gene encoding mesoderm induction early response protein 1b, giving the protein MAESSLGNSSPGVSVGSDSVDLDPSVERVNDFEDERTGEDEELTRDTTFTTEIEDLTRESEMPIQELRSLYGYEVSGSPEEEDEEEEEEEEDVEEEDEDDEVEEVDNDESSRSTGELKRNKDECVKSVSQGVDSQSGGEGRSLSAKELIRPQNCRYFNNNEVDEESEEDEDYIPSEDWKKEIMVGSMYQAETPSGLSKYKENERVYENDDQLLWNPEFLPEHTVVEFLTEACKRTGEETGVEAIPEGSHIKDNEQALYELVKCDFDTEEALRRLRFNVKAAREELSVWTEEECRHFEQGLKAYGKDFHLIQANKVRTRSVGECVAFYYMWKKSERYDFFAQQTRLGKRKYNLHPGVTDYMDRLLDETESAASSRAATPPSTISQSEREEVSTHNGLSVHGCVPNADTTNIDVKHENLQIDGNDSTRDSIGCERNGSLKRQQDIQSAERPSKKCRTESEPPVHAEMDSSEVKDD; this is encoded by the exons ATGGCGGAG TCCTCCTTGGGGAATTCAAGCCCAG gggtgTCCGTGGGATCAGACAGTGTGGATTTGGACCCATCAGTAGAGAGGGTGAATGATTTTGAGGACGAGCGTACAGGAGAGGACGAGGAGCTGACCAGAGACACTACCTTCACTACGGAAATAGAGGATCTCACacgg GAGAGCGAGATGCCAATACAGGAGCTCCGCAGTCTGTACGGATACGAGGTCTCCGGCTCTCCAGAGGaagaggacgaggaggaggaggaggaggaagaggatgtggaggaggaggatgaagatgatgaagttGAGGAGGTGGATAATGATGAGAGCAGTAGGAGTACTGGGGAGCTCAAACGGAACAAG GACGAGTGCGTGAAGAGTGTGTCTCAGGGTGTGGACAGTCAGAGTGGTGGTGAAGGTCGTTCTCTTTCTGCTAAAGAACTCATCCGTCCTCAGAACTGCAGATACTTCAACA ATAACGAAGTGGATGAAGAGTCTGAGGAGGATGAAGACTATATTCCCTCAGAGGACTGGAAGAAG gAGATCATGGTAGGGTCTATGTATCAGGCTGAAACTCCATCTGGACTCTCTAAATATAAAGAGAATGAGCGAG TGTACGAGAATGACGATCAGCTGCTTTGGAACCCAGAGTTCCTCCCTGAGCACACAGTGGTGGAGTTTCTGACAGAGGCGTGTAAACGCACCGGGGAGGAGACCGGAGTCGAAGCCATACCTGAGGGCTCACACATCAAAGATAATGAACAG gcaCTGTATGAACTTGTAAAGTGTGACTTTGACACAGAAGAAGCTCTGAGAAGACTGAGGTTTAATGTGAAAGCAGCCCGAG AAGAGTTGTCAGTGTGGACGGAGGAGGAATGTAGACATTTTGAACAGGGTCTAAAGGCTTACGGGAAAGATTTTCACCTCATCCAAGCTAACAAG GTGAGGACGCGGTCGGTGGGAGAGTGTGTCGCCTTCTATTACATGTGGAAGAAATCTGAGCGATACGACTTCTTCGCTCAGCAGACACGACTTGGCAAGAGGAAGTACAACCTTCATCCGGGAGTGAC GGATTATATGGATCGACTGTTAGATGAGACTGAGAGCGCAGCATCAAGTCGAGCAGCCACACCCCCTTCCACCATCAGCCAGTCAGAGAGGGAGGAGGTCTCTACCCACAATG GTCTAAGTGTGcatggctgtgtcccaaatgcaGACACCACCAACATTGATGTGAAACACGAGAACCTGCAAATAGATGGAAACGACTCGACCCGCGACTCTATTGGCTGTGAACGGAACGGATCACTAAAGCGTCAACAAGACATCCAAAGTGCAGAACGGCCAT